The following is a genomic window from Devosia neptuniae.
GGTGAGCTTGGCGCCGCCGGTCATTTGGGCGGTGACTGTGGCGCCGTCGCGGGCGGTGACGCTCATGGGGATCAGGTTTTCGAAGCCGACGAAGCGGGCGACGAAGGCGTTGGCGGGGCGCTGGTAAAGCACTTCGGGGGTGTCGAGTTGCATGACGCGACCGGCATGCATGATGGCGACGCGGTCCGAGATCGAGAAGGCTTCTTCCTGATCGTGGGTGACATAGACCGAAGTGGTGCCATTGGCCTGTTGCAGCTTGCGGATTTCCACCCGCATGTCGACACGCAGCTTGGCGTCGAGATTGGACAGGGGCTCATCGAACATCAGCAGCGGCGGCTCGATGACGAGGGCCCGGGCGAGGGCGACGCGCTGCTTCTGGCCGCCGGAGAGGGCGCCGGGGAGGCGTTCGGCCAGGTGGGCGAGGCCCACGCGTTCGAGCATGGCGGTGACGCGCTTGGTCTTAGCATCGCCGGAAATGCCGCGTTGCTTGAGGCCGAAGGCGACGTTTTCGGCGACGCTCAGATGGGGGAACAGCGCATAGCTCTGGAAGACCAGGCCGATATTGCGCTGGTGAGCGGGCAGGCGGGTGAGATCCTTGCCGCCCAGCTCGATCTTGCCAGAGGTGGGTTCGAGGAAGCCCGCGACGAGGCGCAGGGTCGTGGTCTTGCCGCAGCCGGAGGCGCCGAGCAGGGAGACGAGTTCGCCTTCGG
Proteins encoded in this region:
- a CDS encoding ABC transporter ATP-binding protein, with the protein product MTQNLSIQNITAHYGSTKVLEDLSLEIAEGELVSLLGASGCGKTTTLRLVAGFLEPTSGKIELGGKDLTRLPAHQRNIGLVFQSYALFPHLSVAENVAFGLKQRGISGDAKTKRVTAMLERVGLAHLAERLPGALSGGQKQRVALARALVIEPPLLMFDEPLSNLDAKLRVDMRVEIRKLQQANGTTSVYVTHDQEEAFSISDRVAIMHAGRVMQLDTPEVLYQRPANAFVARFVGFENLIPMSVTARDGATVTAQMTGGAKLTLSQDDFGPIPNSFILACRADGLAVTDTGTDGIPTTLGLRTYLGRAYQYQCETPAGPLVANGPLTRPLETGATAKLVPVAEQCTILAPEPAA